Proteins from a genomic interval of Niabella soli DSM 19437:
- a CDS encoding FKBP-type peptidyl-prolyl cis-trans isomerase, whose amino-acid sequence MITSNKNVSCNLAGEQSMRLMIPIKKYAAVFIVVAGLILVIGCLKQKDTATCTPVPIANELDTMKAMVRDSAFVMDTTSNTDSVFYEIVNAGTGAAPTGSSTLTVKYIAYYMNGSPYDSTYAAYPDGVTTPPLNQLIPGWQQGLPKIKEGGQIRLIIPSSLAYGCNPNGGVLANQPLYFNIQLVKVGN is encoded by the coding sequence ATGATAACCTCCAATAAAAATGTTTCCTGTAATTTAGCGGGTGAACAATCGATGCGTTTAATGATCCCGATAAAAAAATATGCTGCTGTCTTTATTGTTGTAGCCGGACTGATCCTGGTGATCGGATGCCTGAAACAAAAAGATACGGCAACCTGTACACCGGTTCCTATTGCCAACGAACTGGATACTATGAAAGCCATGGTACGGGACAGTGCTTTTGTAATGGATACCACCAGCAATACAGACAGCGTGTTTTACGAGATTGTAAATGCCGGCACGGGCGCTGCGCCCACGGGCAGCAGCACACTTACCGTGAAATATATTGCCTATTACATGAATGGGAGCCCCTATGATTCCACTTACGCGGCTTACCCGGACGGCGTGACCACTCCTCCGCTAAACCAATTGATCCCCGGCTGGCAACAGGGGCTTCCGAAAATTAAAGAGGGCGGGCAGATCCGGCTTATAATTCCGTCTTCGCTTGCCTACGGCTGCAACCCGAACGGTGGCGTGCTGGCCAACCAGCCGTTGTATTTTAATATACAGTTGGTGAAAGTAGGGAACTAG
- a CDS encoding FKBP-type peptidyl-prolyl cis-trans isomerase — MRKLLVLGVVAALIVVGCIKSSDMGNCTPQPVAVEMPAMQKFAADSAMAVQQDATGILYQIIDPGTGAQPAVTDSITINYVGRLVSNGQQFDAANNVTFKLSELIEGWQIGIPKIKVGGKIKLIMQSSLAYGCTGSGPIAPNQPLYFYIELLGARSK; from the coding sequence ATGAGAAAATTGCTCGTTTTAGGAGTTGTTGCAGCCCTTATAGTTGTTGGTTGTATAAAAAGTAGTGATATGGGAAACTGCACTCCCCAGCCGGTAGCCGTGGAAATGCCGGCCATGCAGAAATTTGCGGCAGACAGTGCTATGGCCGTTCAACAGGATGCAACGGGTATTTTATACCAGATAATAGACCCGGGCACGGGGGCACAGCCGGCAGTAACAGATTCAATTACTATCAATTACGTAGGAAGGCTGGTGTCAAACGGGCAGCAGTTCGATGCCGCCAATAACGTTACCTTTAAGCTATCAGAGCTGATTGAAGGCTGGCAGATTGGCATTCCGAAAATTAAAGTAGGAGGCAAGATAAAATTGATCATGCAGTCTTCCCTTGCCTACGGTTGTACCGGCAGCGGACCTATTGCGCCGAATCAGCCGCTGTACTTTTATATAGAATTACTGGGCGCCAGGTCGAAATAA
- a CDS encoding FKBP-type peptidyl-prolyl cis-trans isomerase: MKKKFLMPLIAVAATVVTLASCMKTNQSTACTNGLTLTQDRAVIDAFLQTSGQASQYQFDDQAGAYYGVSSPALIPGAGANTPSADSFVAFHFETHLLDGTLIDSATTQSGSHKLSEYAAQGYPLGVYYALTKITNGGSISIIIPSSNAYGCNTGTNLPANSQLIYTFQLKGMASSSF, from the coding sequence ATGAAAAAAAAGTTTTTAATGCCCTTGATTGCTGTTGCGGCAACTGTAGTAACCCTTGCTTCCTGTATGAAAACAAATCAATCTACCGCGTGTACCAATGGATTAACCTTAACCCAGGACCGGGCAGTTATTGATGCGTTCCTGCAAACCAGCGGGCAGGCAAGCCAATACCAATTTGATGACCAGGCGGGTGCCTATTACGGTGTATCGAGCCCTGCATTGATCCCCGGCGCCGGCGCTAACACACCCTCCGCAGATTCATTTGTGGCATTCCATTTTGAAACCCACCTTTTGGACGGAACACTGATCGATTCAGCCACTACGCAAAGCGGTTCACACAAATTATCAGAATATGCAGCACAAGGCTATCCTTTGGGAGTGTATTATGCGCTTACGAAAATTACGAATGGTGGTTCCATAAGCATCATCATCCCTTCTTCCAATGCTTACGGATGTAATACAGGAACCAATTTACCTGCAAATTCCCAGTTAATTTATACTTTTCAGTTAAAAGGCATGGCTTCTTCGTCCTTTTAA
- a CDS encoding S41 family peptidase, whose translation MASVKVKSVCLVAFLSFLLISSCSKNNNDSIQPRSTPTTPASIQYADGITKAIIDTAIGYSRDIYLWYKQLPGTMNSMPFSSLDSVANYFSVMNYIKNYSKDTVLPSNVIRNVDRWSFAIKQSEWDNISQGIAGDFGLGIFFMTSTDLRVKSVEKLSPAAAAGIHRGWQITAIQGVSAINTSDASIQQIVAAVFNSSKTTITFKKPDGSSQQLTLNAATYQQQPIYMDTIYNQPAGKVGYLVYNSFLGDSASVVNNLAAAFAGFSNAGISNLILDLRYNSGGYVWMEQLMANYLVNNSGNGQVMNREQFNDRYTRYNTIDRFNKKGNLNLSTLYVIVSKGTASASELLINSLKPFMNIKLVGPSATTGKAVGFFNIPVGDWYIFPVSFKSVNALGQGNYYDGFSPDVNAAVADGLNKDWGDVTESCLAKALQGINNNGAFSVETTPKLASKQTGISSGSAPVLVNDRLINPRNISGAIETRRHFQR comes from the coding sequence ATGGCTTCTGTAAAAGTAAAATCCGTCTGCCTGGTAGCTTTTTTAAGTTTTCTGTTGATCAGCTCCTGCAGCAAAAATAATAATGACAGCATTCAGCCCCGGTCCACGCCCACAACGCCTGCTTCCATCCAATATGCGGACGGCATTACCAAGGCGATTATTGATACTGCGATCGGTTACAGCAGGGACATTTATTTATGGTATAAGCAATTACCGGGAACGATGAATTCCATGCCGTTCTCAAGCCTCGATTCGGTGGCGAATTACTTTTCGGTGATGAATTATATTAAAAATTACAGTAAGGATACGGTGCTGCCCTCTAATGTGATCAGAAACGTGGACCGTTGGAGTTTCGCCATTAAACAGTCCGAATGGGATAATATCAGCCAGGGGATTGCAGGCGATTTCGGACTGGGCATCTTTTTTATGACGTCCACTGATCTCCGCGTAAAATCAGTAGAAAAACTATCGCCGGCCGCTGCTGCGGGCATCCACAGGGGCTGGCAGATCACCGCCATACAGGGGGTATCCGCCATCAACACCAGTGACGCTAGTATTCAACAAATTGTAGCCGCTGTTTTCAATAGTTCAAAAACCACTATCACGTTTAAAAAGCCTGACGGAAGCAGCCAGCAACTCACATTAAATGCTGCCACTTACCAGCAACAGCCCATTTACATGGATACCATTTACAATCAGCCCGCAGGAAAAGTAGGCTACCTGGTATATAACAGCTTCCTGGGAGATTCTGCATCCGTTGTAAATAACCTGGCAGCGGCTTTTGCCGGTTTTAGCAACGCAGGCATATCCAACCTGATCCTGGATCTGCGCTATAACAGCGGCGGTTATGTATGGATGGAGCAGTTGATGGCGAATTACCTGGTCAACAACAGCGGCAACGGGCAGGTGATGAACCGGGAGCAGTTCAATGATAGATATACCAGATATAATACAATTGACCGGTTTAATAAAAAAGGAAATTTAAACCTGAGTACGTTGTATGTCATTGTTTCGAAGGGCACTGCATCTGCCAGTGAATTGCTGATCAACAGCCTGAAACCTTTTATGAACATAAAGCTGGTGGGCCCCTCTGCAACCACGGGTAAGGCTGTGGGCTTTTTTAATATCCCGGTTGGAGACTGGTACATTTTCCCGGTTTCTTTTAAAAGTGTAAATGCGCTGGGGCAAGGCAATTATTATGATGGCTTTTCGCCGGATGTAAATGCGGCGGTGGCGGATGGCCTCAACAAGGATTGGGGCGATGTAACGGAATCCTGCCTGGCCAAAGCGCTTCAGGGGATCAATAATAATGGTGCTTTTTCCGTGGAGACCACTCCCAAACTGGCATCAAAACAAACAGGCATATCCAGTGGCTCCGCTCCGGTTCTCGTCAACGACCGGTTGATCAATCCGCGAAATATATCAGGAGCAATTGAAACCCGGAGACATTTCCAGCGCTAG
- a CDS encoding NADP-dependent malic enzyme yields MAKTDLRKELALNYHAKGRPGKIEVVPTKKAKTQRDLSLAYSPGVAAPCLEIAKHPEAVYKYTAKGNLVAVISNGTAVLGLGNIGPEAGKPVMEGKGVLFKIFADIDVFDIEINEKDPKKFVEIVKALEPTFGGINLEDIKAPECFYIEQELVKQMNIPVMHDDQHGTAIISAAALLNALEIQKKKIEKVRFVVSGAGAAAMACVRLYQELGARPANFLLFDKDGVLHKNRADIDDMHRPFANATTAITLAEAMKGADVFLGLSAGNIVSGAMVKSMAKNPIVFAMANPDPEISWDEATKVRKDIIMATGRSDYPNQVNNVLGFPYIFRGALDVRAKVINTEMKLAAVKALASLAKMPVPDAVNKAYNQDVIAFGPDYIIPKPFDPRLLPEVALAVAKAAVESGVAHHPIEDWDQYALMLERRLGLGNHVLRTIGAQARQNPKRIVFAEGENVKILKAAQIVLDEGIGFPLLIGDNEEITKIAAENSIDISGMTVINPRSEAMEEKRKEYGALFFDMRARKGYTRDEAFKLMNERNHFGCMMVEQGDADCMLAGLTKKYDEAIRPALQIIGTEPGVNRVAGMYLVMTKKGPLFLADTTVNFNPSAEELAEIVLLTAREVKAFNLVPKIAMLSYANFGSSNSPEAKLVSKARALVKEKMPDLIVDGEMQANIALNNGLLKEMYPFSELSGHEVNTLIFPNLASGNIAYNILLEIGSTDAVGPILMGLKKPVHLLQLGSTVSSIVNMAMIAVTEAQVKSQQKDNNPKEGKRLLKKRQ; encoded by the coding sequence ATGGCAAAAACTGATTTAAGAAAAGAACTGGCCCTTAATTATCATGCAAAGGGAAGACCGGGAAAAATAGAAGTGGTTCCCACGAAAAAGGCAAAAACCCAGCGGGATCTTTCCCTGGCCTATTCTCCCGGGGTGGCGGCGCCTTGCCTGGAAATAGCAAAACATCCGGAAGCTGTTTATAAATATACGGCCAAAGGAAACCTGGTAGCGGTGATCAGTAATGGCACGGCAGTGCTGGGGCTGGGCAATATCGGCCCCGAGGCCGGCAAGCCGGTGATGGAGGGGAAAGGCGTGTTGTTTAAGATCTTCGCAGATATTGATGTGTTTGATATAGAGATCAATGAAAAAGACCCTAAGAAATTTGTAGAAATTGTAAAGGCGCTGGAGCCCACTTTCGGAGGGATCAACCTGGAAGACATAAAAGCGCCCGAATGCTTTTATATAGAACAGGAGCTCGTAAAACAAATGAATATTCCCGTGATGCATGACGACCAGCACGGGACGGCCATCATTAGTGCGGCTGCTTTATTAAATGCACTGGAGATCCAGAAAAAGAAAATTGAGAAGGTCCGGTTTGTGGTCAGCGGTGCCGGCGCTGCCGCCATGGCCTGCGTACGGTTATACCAGGAACTGGGCGCCCGGCCCGCTAATTTCCTGCTATTTGATAAGGATGGTGTGCTGCATAAGAATCGTGCGGATATTGATGACATGCATCGGCCTTTTGCCAATGCAACAACAGCAATTACGCTTGCGGAGGCAATGAAAGGAGCGGATGTATTTCTGGGGCTAAGCGCCGGGAATATTGTAAGCGGCGCTATGGTTAAAAGCATGGCAAAAAACCCCATTGTTTTCGCTATGGCGAATCCTGATCCTGAGATCTCCTGGGATGAGGCCACTAAAGTGCGCAAAGATATTATAATGGCGACAGGCCGCAGCGATTACCCCAATCAGGTAAATAATGTATTGGGCTTCCCCTATATTTTTCGCGGTGCGCTGGATGTAAGGGCTAAAGTGATCAATACAGAAATGAAGCTGGCCGCTGTTAAAGCGCTGGCCTCGCTGGCAAAAATGCCCGTGCCGGATGCGGTAAATAAGGCCTATAACCAGGACGTGATCGCCTTTGGGCCCGATTATATTATTCCCAAGCCGTTTGATCCGCGACTGTTGCCCGAAGTAGCGCTGGCGGTGGCAAAAGCGGCCGTGGAATCGGGCGTAGCCCATCATCCCATTGAAGATTGGGATCAATATGCCTTAATGCTGGAACGGCGGTTGGGACTGGGTAACCACGTGCTGCGGACCATTGGTGCGCAGGCCCGCCAGAATCCCAAACGGATTGTTTTTGCCGAGGGCGAGAATGTTAAAATATTGAAAGCGGCGCAAATTGTACTGGATGAAGGGATCGGGTTCCCGCTGCTGATCGGCGATAATGAGGAAATAACAAAAATTGCGGCTGAAAATAGTATTGATATATCCGGAATGACGGTCATTAATCCGCGCAGCGAAGCGATGGAGGAAAAACGGAAAGAATACGGCGCGCTTTTTTTCGATATGCGCGCGCGCAAAGGATACACCCGGGATGAGGCCTTTAAGTTAATGAATGAGCGGAATCATTTTGGGTGTATGATGGTGGAGCAGGGCGACGCAGATTGTATGCTGGCCGGCCTGACCAAAAAATACGATGAAGCCATACGTCCGGCACTCCAGATCATTGGAACGGAACCGGGGGTGAATCGTGTAGCAGGGATGTACCTGGTAATGACAAAAAAAGGCCCTTTATTTCTTGCAGACACCACGGTAAATTTCAACCCGAGCGCGGAGGAATTGGCGGAAATAGTGCTGCTGACGGCCCGCGAGGTAAAAGCGTTTAACCTGGTGCCCAAAATTGCCATGCTCAGCTATGCAAATTTTGGAAGCAGTAATTCACCGGAGGCCAAACTGGTATCAAAAGCCCGGGCCCTGGTAAAGGAAAAAATGCCGGACCTGATCGTGGACGGGGAAATGCAGGCGAATATTGCCCTGAATAACGGATTGCTAAAGGAAATGTATCCTTTTAGTGAACTGAGCGGGCATGAGGTGAACACATTAATCTTCCCTAACTTAGCGTCCGGAAATATCGCTTACAATATTCTGCTGGAAATAGGCTCTACAGATGCGGTGGGCCCTATTTTGATGGGTCTGAAAAAGCCGGTGCATTTGCTGCAACTGGGAAGTACGGTGAGCAGTATCGTAAATATGGCGATGATCGCCGTAACAGAAGCGCAGGTGAAATCGCAACAAAAAGACAATAATCCTAAAGAAGGAAAACGGCTATTAAAGAAAAGGCAATAA
- a CDS encoding MlaE family ABC transporter permease produces the protein MKILREFGAFIRMAGGMFRKPENARMYWKQFMLQCNDIGIGSLGIICIISVFIGAVSTLQTAYQLVSPIIPKSTIAQIVRDTVILEFAPTLSCIVLCGVVGSKIASELGNMRVSEQIDALEIMGINTKGYLVLPKILAGLVTIPLLIMLAMILGIWGGRLAGTAAGIIDPTIFDTGLKMAFKPYNVYFALIKSVVFAFIITAIPAFYGYTVKGGALEIGHSSTRAVVVSCVLLLLADYVLSALLL, from the coding sequence TTGAAGATATTAAGAGAGTTTGGAGCGTTTATCAGAATGGCCGGCGGTATGTTCCGCAAACCGGAAAATGCCCGGATGTACTGGAAACAGTTTATGTTACAGTGCAATGATATTGGCATCGGTTCGCTGGGTATCATTTGTATCATATCTGTTTTTATTGGGGCGGTATCTACCCTGCAAACGGCTTACCAGTTGGTATCGCCCATCATTCCAAAATCAACTATTGCACAGATCGTTCGGGATACCGTGATCCTGGAGTTTGCGCCTACCTTAAGTTGTATTGTGCTTTGCGGCGTAGTGGGTAGCAAAATAGCCAGTGAACTGGGAAATATGAGGGTAAGCGAACAAATAGATGCCCTGGAAATTATGGGTATTAATACCAAGGGATACCTGGTTTTGCCAAAGATCCTCGCCGGGTTGGTTACCATTCCCCTGCTGATCATGCTGGCCATGATCCTGGGTATCTGGGGCGGACGGCTGGCGGGTACAGCGGCGGGGATCATTGATCCCACTATTTTTGACACGGGTCTGAAGATGGCGTTTAAGCCCTACAATGTTTATTTTGCCTTAATAAAATCAGTAGTATTTGCTTTTATCATTACGGCGATACCGGCCTTTTACGGGTACACGGTAAAAGGCGGCGCCCTGGAAATTGGTCACAGCAGCACAAGAGCGGTAGTTGTGTCCTGCGTATTGCTGTTGTTGGCCGATTACGTATTATCCGCCCTGCTCTTATAA